A portion of the Meriones unguiculatus strain TT.TT164.6M chromosome 14, Bangor_MerUng_6.1, whole genome shotgun sequence genome contains these proteins:
- the LOC110558346 gene encoding olfactory receptor 56B1, protein MSASLEDFNSSRFQVSEFILMGFPGIHSWQHWLSLPLTLLYLSAIGTNVLILVIIYQDPSLKQPMYLFLGILSVVDMGLATTIVPKILAIFWFDAKVISLPECFAQIYAIHCFVGMESGIFLCMAFDRYVAICYPLRYLSVVTNSLILKATLFMVLRNGLFVIPVPVLAAQRNYCSRNEIDHCLCSNLGVTSLACDDRWPNSICQLILAWLGMGSDLGLIMLSYILILRSVLRLNSAEAVSKALSTCSSHLILILFFYTVVVVISVTHLAETKTTLIPVLLNVMHNVIPPSLNPIVYALRTKELRRGFQKVLCWGLQKK, encoded by the coding sequence ATGTCTGCATCCCTCGAAGACTTCAACAGTTCCAGGTTCCAGGTGTCTGAGTTCATTCTGATGGGATTCCCAGGCATCCACAGCTGGCAGCACTGGCTGTCCCTGCCGTTGACCTTGCTCTATCTCTCAGCAATAGggacaaatgtccttattcttGTCATCATCTATCAGGACCCTTCCCTGAAGCAGCCCATGTACCTTTTCCTGGGCATCCTCTCTGTGGTGGACATGGGCCTTGCCACCACCATTGTGCCTAAGATTCTGGCCATCTTCTGGTTTGATGCCAAGGTCATTAGCCTTCCTGAGTGTTTTGCTCAGATTTATGCCATTCACTGCTTTGTAGGCATGGAGTCCGGTATCTTCCTCTGCATGGCTTTTGATAGATATGTAGCTATTTGTTATCCTCTCCGCTATTTGTCGGTTGTCACCAATTCCTTGATCTTAAAAGCCACACTGTTTATGGTGCTGAGAAATGGCTTGTTCGTCATCCCCGTGCCGGTGCTTGCAGCCCAGAGGAACTACTGTTCCAGAAATGAAATTGATCATTGCCTGTGCTCTAACCTTGGTGTCACAAGCCTGGCTTGTGATGACAGGTGGCCGAATAGCATTTGCCAGTTAATCCTGGCATGGCTTGGAATGGGGAGTGACCTGGGTCTCATAATGTTGTCATATATTTTGATTCTGCGCTCTGTACTGAGACTCAACTCCGCTGAGGCTGTCTCTAAGGCTCTGAGTACTTGCAGCTCCCACCTCATCCTGATCCTCTTCTTCTACACTGTTGTCGTAGTGATCTCAGTAACTCACTTGGCAGAGACCAAGACCACTTTGATCCCAGTTTTGCTCAACGTGATGCACAATgtcatccctccttccctcaaccCTATCGTGTACGCGCTTAGGACCAAAGAACTCAGGCGGGGCTTTCAAAAGGTGCTTTGTTGGGGTttacagaagaaatga
- the LOC110544790 gene encoding olfactory receptor 52N4: protein MLAQNNTEMTPASFVLNGIPGLEEMHIWISFPFCSMYAVAMVGNCGLLYLIFFEDSLHRPMYYFLAMLSLTDLVMCSSTIPKALCIFWFHLKEIGFDDCLVQMFFIHTFTGMESGVLMLMALDRYVAICYPLRYSTILTNPVITKVGFATFLRGVLLIIPFTFLTKRLPYCRGNIINHTYCDHMSVAKLSCGNVKVNVIYGLMVALLIGGFDILCITVSYTMILRAVVSLSSADARQKAFSTCTAHICAIVFSYSPAFFSFFSHRFGGHTIPPSCHIIVANIYLLLPPTMNPVVYGVKTKQIRDCVIRILSGSRDSKTHGIPKLC, encoded by the coding sequence ATGTTAGCGCAGAATAACACAGAGATGACCCCAGCTTCCTTCGTTCTGAATGGGATCCCAGGCCTGGAAGAGATGCACATCTGGATTTCCTTCCCGTTCTGTTCCATGTATGCAGTGGCTATGGTGGGGAACTGTGGACTCCTCTACCTCATCTTCTTTGAGGACTCCTTACACAGACCCATGTACTACTTTTTAGCGATGCTTTCTCTCACAGACCTTGTCATGTGCTCTAGTACAATCCCGAAAGCCCTCTGCATCTTCTGGTTCCATCTCAAGGAAATTGGATTTGACGACTGTCTGGTCCAGATGTTCTTCATCCACACCTTCACGGGGATGGAGTCCGGGGTGCTCATGCTCATGGCTCTGGATCGCTACGTAGCCATCTGCTACCCTCTGCGTTACTCCACCATCCTCACCAATCCTGTCATTACCAAGGTTGGGTTTGCCACCTTCCTAAGGGGGGTGCTGTTAATTATTCCGTTCACATTTCTTACTAAGCGCCTGCCCTACTGTAGAGGAAATATAATAAACCACACCTACTGTGACCACATGTCTGTAGCCAAGCTGTCATGTGGCAATGTTAAGGTGAATGTAATTTATGGCCTGATGGTTGCCCTCTTGATTGGGGGCTTCGACATCCTGTGCATCACAGTCTCCTACACCATGATCCTGAGGGCAGTGGTCAGCCTGTCCTCAGCAGACGCCCGGCAGAAGGCCTTCAGCACCTGCACTGCCCACATCTGCGCCATTGTTTTCTCCTATAGCCcagccttcttttccttcttttcccaccGCTTTGGGGGCCACACTATCCCTCCATCTTGCCACATTATTGTGGCTAACATTtatctgcttttgcctcccacaATGAACCCTGTTGTTTATGGAGTGAAGACCAAGCAGATACGAGACTGTGTCATAAGGATTCTTTCAGGGTCTAGGGATTCCAAAACCCATGGCATACCCAAGCTTTGCTAG